In a genomic window of Streptococcus oralis:
- a CDS encoding ABC transporter permease, producing MKKYIFMRVLRSLLSIFLVTTLTYTIIYTMVPRKLIFKQDTNYNKIATTPDKRDNYENTVYERMGYIEYYDTKELQERASTMDSSVTVDANDTNKAIYEKYINQLGNGWTLGVFSESGQFYATREIPIFERVFKFYSNLIDIDHPNKIQDPENPNLQRYLRFENDPAIGWSLVGSGTKHKYLLYFNNQFPFVHQNFVNINLGDSYPTYANTPVLQVITQGQGQTKTSEVQFPTGKKTSSVDIYSRTYKSPSQADAREVANYGKDDPYTATESNYQYPSMIASSAVAGLIGLIISYAIAIPLGSAMARHKNTWIDSFSTGALTFLLALPTIALVYIVRLIGSSIGLPDSFPILGAGDWRSYVLPAVILGLLGAPSTAIWIRRYMIDLQSQDFVRFARAKGLSEKEISNKHIFKNAMVPLVSGIPGAVIGVIGGATLTETVFAFPGMGKMLIDSVKASNNSMVVGLVFIFTCISIFSLFVGDIWMTMLDPRIKLTEKGGK from the coding sequence ATGAAGAAATATATTTTTATGCGTGTATTGCGTTCATTGTTGTCTATTTTCTTGGTGACAACCTTGACATACACAATTATTTATACGATGGTTCCTCGAAAATTGATTTTCAAGCAGGATACCAACTATAACAAGATTGCAACGACGCCGGACAAGCGGGATAATTATGAAAATACCGTTTATGAACGGATGGGCTATATCGAGTACTACGATACCAAAGAGTTGCAAGAAAGAGCGAGCACAATGGACTCATCTGTAACAGTGGATGCCAATGATACCAATAAGGCAATCTATGAAAAATACATCAACCAACTAGGAAATGGTTGGACACTCGGTGTGTTCTCAGAAAGTGGTCAATTCTATGCTACGCGTGAAATTCCGATTTTTGAACGTGTTTTCAAATTCTATTCCAACTTGATTGATATTGATCATCCAAATAAGATTCAAGACCCTGAAAATCCAAACTTGCAACGTTATCTTCGTTTTGAAAATGACCCTGCTATCGGTTGGTCATTGGTTGGTTCAGGTACAAAACATAAATACCTTTTGTATTTCAACAATCAATTCCCATTTGTACACCAAAACTTTGTGAACATTAACTTGGGAGATTCTTACCCAACTTATGCAAACACACCAGTGCTTCAGGTTATCACACAAGGTCAGGGACAAACTAAGACATCAGAAGTTCAATTCCCTACAGGTAAAAAGACTTCATCAGTAGATATTTACTCTCGTACTTACAAATCTCCAAGTCAAGCAGATGCGCGTGAAGTAGCCAACTATGGTAAAGACGATCCATATACAGCTACAGAAAGCAATTATCAATATCCTTCAATGATCGCAAGCTCAGCGGTTGCTGGTTTGATTGGTTTGATTATTTCGTATGCGATTGCGATTCCACTTGGATCTGCTATGGCTCGCCACAAGAATACTTGGATTGATAGCTTCTCGACAGGTGCTCTAACCTTCTTGCTTGCCCTTCCAACGATTGCCTTGGTTTATATCGTGCGCTTGATTGGATCATCTATCGGTCTGCCAGATTCATTTCCTATCTTGGGAGCAGGGGACTGGCGTTCATATGTCTTGCCAGCAGTCATTCTAGGTTTGCTGGGTGCACCAAGTACAGCTATCTGGATTCGTCGTTACATGATCGACTTGCAATCTCAGGACTTCGTTCGTTTTGCTCGTGCAAAAGGTTTGTCTGAAAAAGAAATTTCAAATAAACACATCTTTAAAAATGCCATGGTTCCTTTGGTTTCAGGTATTCCTGGTGCCGTTATCGGGGTTATCGGTGGTGCAACATTGACAGAAACGGTCTTTGCTTTCCCAGGTATGGGTAAAATGTTGATTGACTCTGTTAAGGCATCCAACAACTCAATGGTAGTTGGTCTCGTCTTCATCTTCACATGTATTTCTATCTTCTCACTCTTTGTAGGAGATATCTGGATGACCATGCTTGACCCACGTATTAAATTGACAGAGAAAGGGGGCAAATAA
- the oppC gene encoding oligopeptide ABC transporter permease OppC, whose amino-acid sequence MSTIDKEKFQFVKRDDFASETIDAPAYSYWGSVFRQFLKKKSTVIMLGILVAIILMSFIYPMFSNFDFNDVSKVNDFSARFIKPNAEHWFGTDSNGKSLFDGVWFGARNSILISVIATFINLVIGVIVGGIWGISKSVDRIMMEVYNIISNIPSLLIVIVLTYSIGAGFWNLIFAMSVTTWIGIAYMIRIQIMRYRDLEYNLASQTLGTPTFKIIVKNIMPQLVSVIVSTMTLMLPSFISYEAFLSFFGLGLPVTVPSLGRLISDYSQNVTTNAYLFWIPLTTLILVSLSLFVVGQNLADASDPRTHR is encoded by the coding sequence ATGTCAACAATCGATAAAGAAAAATTTCAGTTCGTAAAACGTGACGATTTTGCCTCTGAAACAATTGATGCTCCTGCCTATTCATACTGGGGTTCTGTATTTAGACAGTTTCTAAAGAAAAAATCAACAGTCATTATGTTGGGGATTTTGGTTGCCATTATCTTGATGAGCTTTATTTATCCAATGTTCTCAAACTTTGACTTTAACGATGTAAGTAAGGTCAATGACTTTAGCGCTCGTTTTATCAAACCCAATGCTGAACATTGGTTTGGTACAGATAGCAATGGTAAATCCTTGTTTGATGGGGTTTGGTTTGGTGCGCGTAATTCAATTCTTATCTCTGTAATTGCCACTTTTATCAACCTTGTGATTGGGGTTATTGTTGGTGGGATTTGGGGAATTTCAAAATCCGTTGACCGTATCATGATGGAAGTTTATAACATTATTTCAAACATTCCATCTCTCTTGATTGTCATTGTCTTGACTTACTCAATTGGTGCTGGTTTCTGGAATTTGATTTTTGCCATGAGTGTGACAACTTGGATTGGGATTGCTTATATGATTCGTATCCAAATCATGCGTTACCGTGATTTGGAATACAACCTTGCTTCTCAAACACTTGGAACACCAACCTTTAAAATCATCGTTAAAAACATCATGCCGCAATTGGTATCTGTTATTGTTTCTACAATGACCTTGATGTTGCCAAGCTTCATCTCTTATGAAGCCTTCCTTTCCTTCTTTGGGTTGGGATTGCCTGTAACAGTGCCAAGTTTGGGACGTTTGATCTCAGATTACTCACAAAACGTTACGACCAACGCTTACTTATTCTGGATTCCGTTGACAACCTTGATCTTGGTATCCCTATCTCTTTTCGTTGTTGGTCAAAACCTAGCGGATGCTAGTGATCCACGTACACATAGATAG
- a CDS encoding ABC transporter ATP-binding protein codes for MIKGKNVILTARDIVVEFDVRDKVLTAIRGVSLDLIEGEVLALVGESGSGKSVLTKTFTGMLEDNGRIAQGSIDYRGQDLTSLTSNKEWEKIRGAKIATIFQDPMTSLDPINTIGSQITEVIVKHQGKTAKEAKDMAIDYMNKVGIPDAEKRFDEYPFQYSGGMRQRIVIAIALACRPDILICDEPTTALDVTIQAQIIDLLKTLQNEYHFTIIFITHDLGVVASIADKVAVMYAGEIVEYGTVEEVFYDPRHPYTWSLLSSLPQLADDKGELYSIPGTPPSLYTELKGDAFALRSDYAMQIDFEQKAPQFSVTDTHWAKTWLLHENAPKVEKPGVIADLHDKIRDKMGFAHLED; via the coding sequence ATGATAAAAGGAAAAAATGTAATTTTGACTGCTCGTGATATTGTCGTGGAATTTGACGTTCGTGACAAAGTTCTGACGGCTATCCGAGGAGTGTCTCTGGACCTGATTGAAGGAGAAGTTCTGGCCTTGGTAGGTGAGTCCGGTTCTGGTAAATCTGTTTTAACAAAAACCTTTACAGGGATGTTAGAAGACAATGGACGTATTGCCCAAGGAAGCATCGACTATCGTGGACAAGACTTGACCTCTCTTACTTCTAACAAGGAATGGGAGAAGATTCGTGGTGCTAAAATTGCGACCATCTTCCAAGATCCTATGACAAGTTTGGACCCAATCAATACAATCGGTAGCCAAATCACTGAAGTTATCGTTAAACACCAAGGGAAAACAGCTAAGGAAGCCAAAGATATGGCAATCGACTATATGAACAAGGTCGGAATTCCAGACGCTGAAAAACGTTTTGATGAGTATCCTTTCCAATATTCTGGAGGGATGCGTCAACGTATCGTTATCGCGATTGCTCTTGCATGTCGTCCAGATATCTTAATCTGTGACGAGCCGACAACGGCCCTTGATGTAACCATTCAAGCGCAAATCATTGATTTGCTTAAAACTTTACAAAATGAGTACCACTTTACCATTATCTTTATCACCCATGACCTTGGTGTGGTAGCAAGTATTGCGGATAAGGTAGCAGTTATGTATGCTGGGGAAATTGTAGAATACGGAACTGTTGAGGAAGTTTTCTACGACCCACGTCATCCATATACTTGGAGTCTCTTATCTAGCTTGCCTCAGCTTGCTGATGATAAAGGGGAATTGTACTCTATCCCAGGAACACCACCGTCTCTTTATACTGAGTTGAAAGGTGATGCCTTTGCCCTTCGTTCAGATTATGCGATGCAAATTGACTTTGAACAGAAAGCACCTCAGTTTTCAGTCACTGATACTCACTGGGCTAAGACTTGGTTGCTTCATGAGAATGCTCCTAAAGTTGAAAAACCTGGGGTCATCGCAGATTTGCATGACAAGATTCGTGATAAAATGGGCTTTGCTCATCTAGAAGACTAG
- a CDS encoding ATP-binding cassette domain-containing protein, with protein sequence MSEKLVEIKDLEISFGEGSKKFVAVKNANFFINKGETFSLVGESGSGKTTIGRAIIGLNNTSKGEIIFDGHKINGKKSHKESSDLIRRIQMIFQDPAASLNERATVDYIISEGLYNYHLFKDEEDRKEKVQKMIHEVGLLKEHLTRYPHEFSGGQRQRIGIARALVMEPDFVIADEPISALDVSVRAQVLNLLKKFQKELGLTYLFIAHDLSVVRFISDRIAVIYKGVIVEVAETEELFNNPVHPYTQALLSAVPIPDPILERKKVLKVYDPDQHDYETDKPSMVEIRPGHYVWANQAELARYKKALKK encoded by the coding sequence ATGTCTGAAAAATTAGTAGAAATTAAAGATTTAGAAATTTCCTTCGGTGAAGGAAGTAAGAAGTTTGTCGCAGTTAAAAACGCAAACTTCTTTATCAACAAGGGAGAAACTTTCTCTCTTGTTGGTGAGTCTGGTAGTGGGAAAACAACGATTGGTCGTGCCATTATTGGTTTAAATAATACTAGTAAAGGTGAAATCATCTTTGATGGTCATAAGATTAATGGGAAAAAATCTCATAAGGAATCATCAGATTTGATCCGTCGCATCCAGATGATTTTCCAGGACCCTGCAGCTAGCTTGAATGAGCGTGCAACAGTTGACTATATCATCTCTGAAGGTCTTTACAACTATCACTTGTTTAAAGATGAAGAAGATCGAAAAGAAAAAGTTCAAAAGATGATTCATGAAGTTGGGCTTTTGAAAGAACACTTGACCCGTTACCCACACGAGTTTTCTGGTGGTCAACGTCAGCGTATCGGGATTGCCCGTGCTCTTGTGATGGAACCTGATTTCGTTATTGCGGATGAGCCAATTTCAGCCTTGGACGTGTCAGTGCGTGCGCAAGTCTTGAACTTGCTCAAGAAGTTCCAAAAAGAGTTGGGCTTGACTTATCTCTTTATCGCGCATGACTTGTCAGTTGTTCGCTTTATCTCAGATCGTATCGCAGTTATCTATAAGGGAGTTATCGTCGAAGTGGCGGAGACAGAGGAGTTGTTTAACAATCCTGTCCATCCATACACTCAAGCACTTCTATCTGCTGTACCGATTCCAGATCCAATCTTGGAACGCAAGAAGGTCTTGAAAGTTTACGATCCTGACCAACATGACTATGAGACAGATAAGCCATCTATGGTAGAAATTCGTCCAGGTCACTATGTTTGGGCCAATCAAGCAGAACTTGCTCGTTACAAGAAAGCTCTTAAAAAATAA
- a CDS encoding TrkH family potassium uptake protein — translation MNKSMIRYLLSKLLLIEAILLLVPVSVAIYYQESSQVFIALFSTIGILVLLGGLGVLRKPKNQRIYAKEGVLIVALCWILWSFFGGLPFVFSGQIPSIIDAFFEISSGFTTTGATILTDVSVLTRSLLFWRSFTHLIGGMGVLVFALAIMDNAKNSHLEVMKAEVPGPVFGKVVSKLKNTAQILYLLYLALFSLFVVIYYLAGMPLYDSFVIAMGTAGTGGFTVYNDGIAHYGSSLITYLVSIGVLVFGVNFNLYYYLMLRRVKAFFGDEELRAYIIIVLVSTGLITLNTLHLYQGVSKSVEMAFFQVSNIITTTGFGYGDITNWPLFSQFILLFLMGIGGSAGSTAGGLKVIRGLILSKIAKNQILSTLSPHRVLTLHVNKTVIDKDTQHKILKYFTIYMMIILSLIFIVSLDSNDFLVVTSAVFSCFNNIGPILGTTSSFSIFSPISKILLSFAMIAGRLEIYPILLLFMKRTWSKR, via the coding sequence ATGAATAAGAGTATGATTCGTTACCTCCTCTCAAAACTTCTCTTGATTGAGGCTATTCTTCTCCTAGTACCTGTTAGTGTAGCAATCTATTACCAAGAATCCAGTCAAGTATTTATCGCTCTCTTTTCTACGATTGGAATTTTAGTCCTTCTTGGTGGTCTAGGCGTTTTACGGAAACCGAAAAATCAACGGATTTATGCCAAGGAAGGAGTCTTAATTGTTGCCCTCTGTTGGATTCTATGGTCTTTCTTTGGTGGCCTCCCCTTTGTCTTTTCAGGACAAATCCCCAGCATCATTGATGCCTTCTTTGAAATCAGTTCTGGATTTACGACGACTGGTGCTACTATCCTAACAGATGTTTCCGTTCTCACTCGTTCCCTCCTCTTCTGGAGAAGTTTCACCCACTTGATCGGAGGGATGGGGGTACTCGTCTTTGCACTTGCCATTATGGACAATGCCAAGAATAGCCACTTGGAAGTGATGAAGGCTGAGGTCCCTGGACCTGTCTTTGGCAAGGTCGTATCCAAGCTAAAAAACACTGCCCAGATTCTCTATCTGCTTTATCTGGCTCTCTTCTCCCTTTTTGTGGTTATCTACTACCTAGCAGGCATGCCTCTCTATGATAGTTTTGTCATCGCTATGGGAACGGCAGGAACTGGGGGATTTACCGTCTATAACGACGGAATTGCCCACTATGGTAGCTCACTCATCACCTATCTAGTTAGTATCGGAGTTCTGGTTTTTGGAGTTAACTTCAATCTCTACTACTACCTCATGCTCCGTCGGGTTAAGGCTTTCTTTGGAGATGAAGAACTACGAGCATATATCATCATTGTTCTAGTTTCTACCGGCTTGATTACGCTTAATACGCTCCACCTCTATCAAGGTGTCTCTAAGAGTGTTGAAATGGCCTTCTTCCAGGTTTCCAATATCATCACGACAACAGGTTTTGGTTACGGAGATATTACCAACTGGCCCCTCTTCTCCCAATTTATCCTCCTCTTCCTCATGGGAATCGGTGGATCAGCTGGCTCAACTGCAGGTGGTCTTAAGGTGATCAGAGGACTTATCCTCTCTAAAATCGCAAAAAATCAGATTTTGTCCACTTTATCCCCTCACCGTGTTTTGACTCTACACGTCAATAAAACTGTGATTGATAAGGATACCCAGCACAAAATTCTTAAATATTTTACTATCTATATGATGATTATTCTCTCTCTCATCTTTATCGTCAGTCTTGATAGCAATGATTTTCTAGTCGTAACCAGTGCTGTCTTCAGCTGTTTTAACAATATCGGACCTATTCTAGGTACAACCTCGAGTTTTTCCATCTTTAGTCCCATCTCTAAAATCCTCCTCTCCTTTGCAATGATTGCAGGTCGCTTAGAGATTTACCCAATTTTGCTACTCTTTATGAAACGCACTTGGTCTAAACGCTAA
- the trkA gene encoding Trk system potassium transporter TrkA — protein MKIVLVGGGKVGFALCRSLVAENHDVVLIEQDEAVLNHIVSRYDIIGLLGNGADFAILEQAGVQECDIFIALTEHDEVNMISAVLAKKMGAKETIVRVRNPEYSNAYFKEKNILGFSLIVNPELLAARAISNIIDFPNALSVERFAGGRVSLMEFVVKDSSGLCQMPISDFRKKFGNIIVCAMERDHQLMIPSGDVIIQDKDRIFVTGNRVDMMLFHNYFKSRAVKSLLIVGAGKIAYYLLGILKDSRIDTKVIEINPERARFFSEKFPNLYIVQGDGTAKDILLEESAPHYDAVATLTGVDEENIITSMFLDRVGVHKNITKVNRTSLLEIIHAPDFSSIITPKSIAVDTIMHFIRGRVNAQYSDLQAMHHLANGQIETLQFQIKEANKMTAKPLSHLKLKKGVLIAAIIRKGKTIFPTGEDMLEVGDKLLVTTLLPNITKIYDLIER, from the coding sequence ATGAAAATTGTCCTTGTTGGTGGAGGGAAAGTTGGTTTCGCCCTCTGTCGTTCACTGGTTGCAGAAAACCATGACGTTGTCCTCATCGAACAAGATGAGGCTGTCCTCAATCACATTGTCAGTCGCTATGATATCATAGGTCTCCTTGGAAATGGTGCTGACTTTGCCATCTTAGAGCAAGCCGGTGTCCAAGAGTGCGATATCTTTATCGCCCTAACCGAACACGATGAAGTGAATATGATTTCAGCGGTACTTGCTAAAAAAATGGGCGCTAAAGAAACCATCGTTCGGGTGCGAAATCCTGAATACTCTAATGCCTATTTTAAAGAGAAAAATATTCTTGGATTTTCACTTATTGTTAATCCAGAGCTCCTGGCAGCGCGTGCGATCTCAAATATTATTGATTTCCCTAATGCCCTCTCTGTCGAACGATTTGCTGGAGGTCGAGTCAGTCTCATGGAATTTGTTGTCAAGGACTCTAGCGGTCTTTGTCAAATGCCAATCTCAGACTTTCGTAAAAAATTTGGTAACATCATTGTCTGTGCTATGGAGAGGGATCATCAACTTATGATTCCAAGCGGTGATGTTATTATCCAAGACAAGGATAGGATTTTTGTTACGGGAAATCGTGTAGATATGATGCTTTTCCATAACTATTTTAAATCTCGTGCAGTGAAAAGCTTACTTATCGTTGGAGCTGGAAAGATCGCTTATTATCTGCTTGGCATTTTAAAAGACAGTCGTATTGATACCAAGGTCATCGAGATTAATCCTGAAAGAGCTCGTTTCTTCAGTGAAAAGTTCCCCAATCTCTATATTGTCCAAGGAGATGGAACTGCAAAAGACATTTTGCTGGAAGAAAGTGCTCCCCACTATGATGCAGTCGCAACCTTGACTGGAGTTGATGAGGAAAATATCATCACCTCTATGTTCCTTGACCGTGTTGGCGTCCATAAGAATATCACCAAGGTCAACCGAACAAGCCTTCTAGAGATTATCCACGCACCTGATTTTTCAAGTATCATCACACCAAAAAGCATCGCAGTAGATACCATTATGCACTTTATCCGTGGTCGAGTAAACGCTCAGTACTCAGACCTTCAAGCCATGCACCATCTAGCAAACGGTCAAATTGAAACTCTCCAATTCCAAATCAAGGAAGCTAATAAAATGACTGCCAAACCTCTTTCACATCTGAAATTGAAGAAAGGGGTTCTCATCGCAGCCATTATCCGAAAAGGAAAAACAATCTTCCCTACCGGAGAGGATATGCTTGAGGTAGGAGACAAGTTGCTCGTGACGACCTTATTGCCAAACATCACCAAAATTTATGATTTGATTGAGAGGTAA
- a CDS encoding tRNA (cytidine(34)-2'-O)-methyltransferase, with product MTNHIVLFEPQIPQNTGNIARTCAATNSPLHIIKPMGFPIDDRKMKRAGLDYWDKLEIHFYDNLADFMSQRKGQVYLISKFAEKVYSEANLASGEDQYFLFGREDKGLPEDFMREHPEKALRIPMNDEHVRSLNVSNTVCMIVYEALRQQNFAGLELVHTYEADKLK from the coding sequence ATGACAAATCACATTGTATTATTCGAGCCTCAGATTCCACAAAATACAGGTAACATTGCGCGTACTTGCGCTGCGACCAATTCTCCCCTCCACATCATTAAACCAATGGGCTTTCCCATTGATGATCGCAAGATGAAGCGAGCAGGTTTGGATTATTGGGATAAGTTAGAGATTCATTTTTATGATAACTTGGCAGACTTTATGTCTCAGAGGAAAGGACAAGTCTATCTGATTTCTAAATTTGCAGAAAAGGTCTATTCTGAGGCGAATTTGGCAAGTGGTGAAGATCAGTATTTTCTCTTCGGACGTGAAGACAAGGGTTTACCAGAGGATTTTATGCGTGAACATCCTGAGAAGGCTCTCCGTATTCCTATGAACGATGAACATGTCCGCAGTCTCAATGTTTCGAATACCGTCTGCATGATTGTTTATGAAGCCCTCCGCCAGCAGAACTTTGCAGGTCTTGAGCTTGTTCACACCTATGAAGCAGATAAATTGAAATAA
- a CDS encoding ECF transporter S component, translating to MTNTRRISTIAILSAISFVLMYFDFPLLPAATFLKIEFSILPVLVGLVVMDLPAALGILLMRSLLKLLLNSQGVNTYIGLPMNIVALGVFVIVFAMIWKKERTPLRFLLGSLAGTIGLTVAMLVLNYVYAVPLYAQFANFDIREIIGLSNYLMTMVLPFNLIEGIIFAVSFWLLYVLLKPTLKHYER from the coding sequence ATGACAAACACACGTCGAATTTCGACCATTGCAATTTTATCAGCCATTTCATTTGTGCTGATGTACTTTGACTTTCCGCTCTTACCAGCGGCAACCTTCCTCAAGATCGAGTTTAGTATCTTGCCAGTCCTTGTAGGCTTGGTGGTGATGGATTTGCCAGCTGCTCTAGGAATTCTCTTGATGCGCTCACTCTTGAAGTTGCTTCTGAATAGCCAAGGAGTGAACACTTACATTGGCTTGCCAATGAATATCGTAGCTCTGGGAGTTTTTGTTATCGTATTTGCTATGATTTGGAAAAAGGAACGAACACCCCTTCGTTTCCTACTAGGCTCTCTAGCTGGGACTATTGGTTTGACTGTGGCAATGTTGGTTCTCAACTATGTCTATGCGGTTCCTTTGTACGCGCAGTTTGCCAACTTTGATATTAGAGAAATTATAGGACTTTCTAACTACTTGATGACTATGGTTTTACCTTTTAACCTGATTGAAGGTATCATCTTTGCCGTTTCATTCTGGTTGTTATACGTCCTC